One genomic region from Quercus robur chromosome 4, dhQueRobu3.1, whole genome shotgun sequence encodes:
- the LOC126721906 gene encoding aminomethyltransferase, mitochondrial-like, whose translation MKAFKAIGGDVSWHIHDERSLLALQGPLAAPTLQHLTEEDLSKFYFGEFRILDINGVHCFLTRTGYTGEDGFEISVPSENALDLAKAILEKSEGKVRFTGLGARDSLRLKAVLCLYGNDMEQHLTPVEAGLTWAIGKRRRAEGGFLGAEVILKQLESGPTVRRVAFFSSGPPPRSRGF comes from the exons ATGAAGGCATTTAAGGCCATAGGTGGGGATGTCTCATGGCACATACATGATGAGAGGTCTCTTCTTGCTCTCCAG GGTCCTTTGGCTGCTCCAACTCTTCAGCACCTGACAGAAGAGGACTTGAGCAAGTTTTACTTTGGGGAGTTCCGAATTTTGGATATTAATGGTGTGCACTGCTTTCTAACTAGGACAGG GTACACTGGTGAAGATGGTTTTGAAATCTCAGTGCCTTCAGAGAATGCTTTGGATCTTGCCAAAGCAATCTTGGAGAAATCTGAAGGGAAGGTAAGGTTTACTGGTCTGGGTGCTAGAGACAGTCTCCGACTTAAAGCTGTGCTCTGCTTATATGGTAACGACATGGAGCAACATTTAACTCCTGTAGAGGCAGGACTCACATGGGCTATTGGGAAGAGAAGAAGGGCTGAAGGTGGTTTTCTAGGTGCTGAGGTGATACTTAAGCAACTTGAATCGGGTCCAACTGTCAGGCgtgttgcatttttctcttcaGGACCGCCTCCTAGAAGCCGGGGATTCTAG